The Solanum lycopersicum chromosome 9, SLM_r2.1 genome window below encodes:
- the LOC101261262 gene encoding protein blind-like1 yields the protein MGRAPCCDKANVKKGPWSPEEDAKLKEYIDKFGTGGNWIALPQKAGLRRCGKSCRLRWLNYLRPNIKHGEFSDEEDRIICSLYANIGSRWSIIAAQLPGRTDNDIKNYWNTKLKKKLMGFVSSSHKIRPLNHHDYHHQIPTNCYNNYSSLVQASSLLISSNYPNNTTFPCYETNIPSTTPSSTSFLSAGASTSCTSGITASTFAGRTTSSDESYDISNFNFHSYMYNNNGVISEGEKLISGNNASGCYVDEQQNPLDYSSLEEIKDLISTNHGTCNSTSFLLDHEIKTEEKVIMYY from the exons atgggAAGAGCTCCATGTTGTGATAAAGCAAATGTGAAGAAAGGGCCATGGTCACCAGAAGAAGatgcaaaattaaaagaatatattgaCAAATTTGGCACTGGTGGAAATTGGATTGCTCTTCCACAAAAAGCTG GGCTAAGAAGATGTGGAAAAAGCTGTCGATTAAGATGGTTAAATTATCTTAGGCCAAATATTAAACACGGAGAGTTTTCAGACGAAGAAGACAGAATCATTTGCAGCCTTTATGCTAACATTGGAAGCAg GTGGTCAATCATAGCAGCTCAATTACCAGGCAGGACAGATAATGATATCAAAAACTATTGGAACACGAAGCTGAAGAAGAAATTAATGGGATTTGTCTCTTCATCTCACAAGATTAGGCCTCTTAATCACCATGATTATCACCACCAAATTCCCACTAATTGTTACAATAATTATTCCTCACTTGTTCAAGCTTCATCTttattaatctcatcaaattaTCCCAACAACACAACTTTCCCATGCTATGAAACAAATATTCCTAGTACAACCCCATCAAGTACAAGTTTCTTAAGCGCGGGTGCATCTACTAGTTGTACCTCAGGCATTACTGCTAGTACTTTCGCTGGTCGTACTACCTCTTCTGATGAGAGTTATGACATTtcgaattttaattttcatagcTATATGTATAATAACAATGGTGTTATTAGTGAAGGAGAAAAGTTGATTAGTGGAAATAATGCTAGTGGTTGTTATGTTGATGAGCAACAAAATCCATTAGATTATAGTAGCTTGGAGGAGATTAAGGATCTAATTAGCACTAATCATGGTACTTGTAATAGCACTAGCTTTTTGCTTGATCATGAGATCAAGACAGAAGAAAAAGTCATCATGTACTATTGA